From a region of the Apibacter sp. B3706 genome:
- the upp gene encoding uracil phosphoribosyltransferase, protein MIVHDFSKSKSILNHFVGELRDVSIQKDRMRFRKNLERIGEILGYELSKTLEYQTVNITTPLGSKPTELIIQQPVLCTILRAGLPLHQGMMNFFDQAETTFVSAFRHHPNSNKEFEIVVEYLATPSLQDKTLIISDPMLATGESLANVYEVLLSQGKPKKVHIVAAIGSKPGIDYIKTKLPENSELWIASVDDELDENKYIVPGLGDAGDLAFGKKLSK, encoded by the coding sequence ATGATAGTCCACGATTTCAGTAAATCTAAATCCATTTTAAATCATTTTGTAGGAGAATTAAGAGATGTCTCTATTCAGAAAGACAGAATGAGATTTAGAAAAAATTTGGAAAGAATAGGTGAAATTTTAGGTTACGAACTAAGTAAGACGCTTGAATACCAAACTGTTAACATTACTACTCCTTTAGGTAGTAAGCCTACAGAATTGATTATCCAGCAACCTGTACTATGTACTATTTTGAGAGCGGGATTACCTTTACATCAAGGAATGATGAATTTTTTTGATCAAGCGGAAACCACATTCGTATCCGCATTTAGACATCATCCGAACAGTAATAAAGAATTTGAAATAGTGGTTGAATATTTGGCAACTCCTTCTTTGCAAGATAAAACATTAATAATTTCAGATCCTATGCTGGCTACCGGTGAATCTTTGGCAAATGTTTATGAAGTTTTATTAAGTCAAGGAAAGCCCAAGAAAGTACATATTGTTGCAGCCATAGGCTCCAAACCGGGAATTGATTACATTAAAACTAAATTACCTGAAAATTCAGAACTATGGATTGCGTCTGTTGATGATGAATTAGATGAAAATAAATATATCGTACCGGGATTAGGAGATGCCGGTGATTTGGCTTTTGGAAAAAAATTATCCAAATAG
- a CDS encoding DUF4919 domain-containing protein — MKPFYSILTLLVFNLSFSQTINFEIIKENVTDKNSSYYYDHLISEFLNNASDFHNEKVKSYYLYYGKLYTSYYTKSLEGKNNYLKFMKQIAAKKYTKAVILGEELLKNDPVNLTVILNLIICYNENNENEERLKLLKNQAEILMRAIADYGDGKNKETAFKVISLSDEFALLNYLGINLEMYSRNSEKLNSTTILDIWTKEQKYQKDKRNKIYIEVFTESSDK; from the coding sequence ATGAAACCTTTCTATTCTATTTTAACCTTATTGGTATTTAATTTGTCATTTTCACAAACGATAAATTTTGAAATCATAAAAGAAAATGTAACGGATAAGAATTCGTCCTATTATTATGATCATTTAATATCTGAATTCTTAAATAATGCGTCTGACTTCCATAATGAAAAGGTGAAATCGTATTACCTTTATTATGGTAAGCTATATACTTCATATTATACTAAATCTTTGGAAGGAAAAAACAATTATTTAAAATTCATGAAACAAATAGCAGCTAAAAAATATACTAAGGCAGTTATTTTAGGAGAAGAATTACTAAAAAATGATCCGGTTAATCTTACGGTAATTTTAAATCTAATTATATGTTATAATGAAAATAATGAAAATGAAGAAAGATTAAAACTATTAAAAAATCAAGCTGAAATTTTAATGAGAGCTATTGCCGACTATGGAGATGGAAAGAATAAGGAAACCGCTTTTAAAGTTATTTCATTAAGTGATGAATTTGCACTTTTAAATTATTTAGGAATTAATCTTGAAATGTATAGTAGAAATTCTGAAAAGCTAAATTCAACTACTATCTTAGATATTTGGACTAAAGAACAAAAATATCAAAAAGATAAAAGAAATAAAATTTATATAGAGGTTTTTACAGAATCTTCTGATAAATAG
- the rpiB gene encoding ribose 5-phosphate isomerase B: protein MSKKKIAIGCDEAAYALKIVLKDHLEKLGYEVKDFGAEKGEVVLYPDVAAKVAKAVAAGEFERAVLTCGTGIGMAITANKIPGVRAAVCHDPFSAERARKSNNAQIICFGERVIGHELAKSLLNTWLESEFSGGGSAPKVQRICDYEEEYFKK, encoded by the coding sequence AAAAATAGCAATAGGCTGCGATGAGGCAGCGTATGCTTTAAAAATTGTCTTAAAAGATCATTTAGAAAAATTAGGATATGAAGTCAAAGACTTTGGTGCTGAAAAAGGAGAGGTGGTTTTATATCCGGATGTTGCAGCAAAAGTAGCAAAGGCTGTAGCAGCAGGAGAATTTGAAAGAGCTGTGTTAACTTGTGGAACGGGTATAGGAATGGCAATAACAGCCAATAAAATACCGGGAGTTAGAGCAGCGGTTTGTCATGATCCTTTTTCTGCTGAAAGAGCAAGAAAAAGTAATAATGCACAAATTATTTGTTTTGGTGAACGAGTAATTGGGCATGAACTTGCGAAAAGTTTGTTGAATACTTGGTTAGAGTCAGAATTTAGCGGTGGCGGTTCTGCTCCAAAAGTTCAACGAATCTGTGATTACGAAGAAGAATATTTCAAAAAATAA